From the Bacillus sp. FJAT-22090 genome, the window TCCATCGTTGCAGATGTGTCTACAATAAACAAAGCTTGTTCTCCAGCCAATGATTTTGTTTTCCAAAATGGTTGTAGTAAGGCAATAACCAATAAAATCATTGCGAGCATCTGTAAATAAAATAAAGCATTTCGTTGTAAATGCTTCAAATAAGGAGATGCCTTTGTTTCCTTCATAGCTTCATTCCAAAAGAGAGTGGACGAAACATTCTGTTTCGCATATTTTTTACGAAAGAAATAATAAAGTAAAACCGCTAACGGAAAAATAGCTGTCCATAAAAACCCTAACTGATTAAAACCCAAATAATTTCACCTCACTGTACCCAGTTTGCACGTAATAGTTGATGAAACATAGTTTGTGAAATACCATCTTCTGCATTAACCTGAAGCAGTTTTACCCCGAATTTTCTACATAACAATTCTAAAGCTTGCTGATGTAATTTTCTTTCTCGCTCATATGCTTCCAATACGCTGGTAGACATAGATATATTTAATTGATGATTAGTTTCCACATCTTCTAATTGCACATCACCTGTATAAGTTGGCTTTAACTCGTCTTTCGTTACTACTTGTAAAATACGTATGTCACCTGCGAACTTCGGTAATTTTTGAAGTAATTTTTCCCAAGATTCTATGGTTTCTAAGCAATCTGAAATAATAAAAAGAACAGTACTATCCTTAGGTAGAAATGAAATGACATTGTCAGTGAACGACTTTGTCATCATGGGTTCTTTTAAATCAGAAATTATTTGAGTAAATGCCTTTCGATATGTTGCCCCTTTTCGTCTAAATGGTGGTTTCTTATCATCTGTTACTGCAGTGAAAGATAAACGATCATCACGCTGCAACACGAGAATTCCAATGGATATAGCTAGTTGTTTAGCAAACATCCATTTCATTTTATCCCCCATAGATTTGGTGGAATCAAGTATTATATGTACTCGCATTTCTTGTTCATCTAGAAATCGTTTAATAAAATACTTTTCTGTTCGAGCGTATACATTCCAATCTATTTGGCGTACATCATCTCCAGGGCTATACTCTCGAAAATCTGAAAAATCGAGAGAAGCTCCAAATCGTTGGGAGCGATGGGAACCTTTATGTTGACCACGCAGTTTGGATTTGGTTGCTAAAGAAAGTCTACTCAGTTTACCAGCCCAATCTTTTGGAACTAATGGCTCTGTACTCATATTGTTTGCCCTTGTTTAATAGTTTGTAAGATTAATTCCACCATTTCGTCAGCAGTTTTACCTTCTGCTTCTCCTTCATAATTCAATAACAAACGATGTCTTAGAACAGGTCTTGCCACTGACTTTATATCCGCGATCGACACATGATATCGGCCGGCTACTAACGCACGTGCTTTTGCAAGCTTTATAAGGCTTTGTAAACCACGTGGTCCACTTCCGTATTGTACGTATTGTGCAATTTCAGGGACAATTGCCGCTTCTGGATGCGTAGCTGCAATAATATCAACGGCATATTCCAGCATATCATCTGCGATTAAAACTTCTTTCACCATTTGTTGTGCATATACAATATCTTTTGCATTCATTATTTTATTTAGTTCAATGGAATTACCACCTGTTGTCCGTTTTGTAATTTCCATTAGTTCTTCTTTTGTTGGATACGAAACAAGAATTTTACAAAGAAAACGATCCATTTGTGCCTCTGGTAAAGGATATGTCCCTTCCATTTCGATGGGATTTTGTGTAGCTAATACAAAGAAAGGTCGATCCATCTGTTTCGTATCTCCGAGTATTGTCACGGTTTTTTCTCCCATTGCTTCTAAGAGTGCACTTTGCGTTTTTGGTGTAGCGCGGTTAATTTCATCTGCCAACACCATTTGACTAAATATTGGGCCTTTTTGAAAGGTGAATTGCTGCTTTCCATTTTCTAAACGTTCAATCATACTTGTTCCCGTAATATCTGAGGGCATTAAATCTGGTGTAAATTGAATTCGAGAGAAAGACAAATCGAGTACTTCAGAAATTGTTCTAATGAGCATTGTTTTACCGAGACCAGGTAGCCCCTCTAAAAGAGCATGACCATCAGCCAAAACACAATAAATTGCAAACTCAACTGCTTCCCTTTGTCCCACAATAAATTGACCTATTTCTGTCTTTACTTCTTCTAAACGTTTACTCATATTCACATAATCTTCTGTAGTAAAAGTCATAAGTATCCTCCATTAATCACTATTTTCAACTGTAGAGAAATAATCTTGAACAATTCGTTGTAAATCAGATGGTAGTTGCATTCTTTCCGAGCTTTTTAAGTAAGAGTCAGCGTATTCATTTACCACTTCTTCATATGGTTTAACGGATCCCCGAGTTACAGGTACCTCACCAGATTGTTCACTAGCTGCTTCCCCCTCACCAAGTTTTCCACTATCGACACTAGTTTCGCCATTTCCCCCAATTCTTGATGGGATAGAAAGGAGGTCTCTTCCTCCGGAACCTTTACCTGCACCAGACCCTTGACCTTGACCTTGGCCTTGTCCTTGACCTTGGCCCTGTCCTTGACCTTGGCCCTGTCCTTGGCCTTGGCCCTGTCCTTGGCCCTGTCCTTGGCCTTGGCCCTGTCCTTGGCCTTGACCCTTTTGTTCTGTTCCTTTATTTTCACTTGCACCTTTTTGTTCCTCGTTGCCATTCCCTGATTTTCCGGAAGTATTCGTGCTATTGTTATTTGAATTCGAGTTTCCTTGAGCTATTTCATTTGTGCTAAAGGGGAATGTCTTACCCATTTTACTTAAAGCTGTTTGGGAGGATGCCGCACTTTTTGCTAGAGTATTATTTACATCTTCCAAAGAGGCAAGCTCTTTTTGTTCTTCCGCTGATAGAGATGTTTCGGTTGTTTCCCCATTTTCCGAGAGCTCTTTCTTTTTCTCTAGCTTTTGTTCTTTCAAGGCCAATTCTTTTTGTTTTTTTACTACTTCGCGCAATGCTTCTTCCGCTGTATCTACTTCTTTCAATTTTTCCTTTAATTCCTTCAAATCTTTTTTCACAGACTTTACCATTTCTTTTTTCTCTAATTTTTCTACTTCTTTCTTCATTTCATTTACAACTTGATTTTCCTTTTCTATATCCTTCGCTTCTAGCTGTGTTGCAGAAGGAAATGCAAATAGGACTAATGCAAATGCAAGCGCTAGAACGAATCCTGTTATCCATTTAGGTTGAATATAAGTTTTTTTTCGTTTCTTAAATGTTTCTAAAGCTTCTTTACTATCACTTTCTGCTTTATTGACAAGCCCTGTAATAAGTTCGGTTTTCTGTTGAAGAAAGGATAAAGCAGTAATCAAAACATTGTCTGGGAAGAAAGAATCTAGCCTTTCTAATGCCTCCTGTTTTGTAGGTCTTTTCCAAAAAGCATATAAAAAAACTATTAGGAAAGTAAGGAATCCAATAATTATAGAAGAGCGTAAATAATACGGAAAGACAAATAAGCGAGAAACAAATAGAACAGACGAGGCACATGTAAATCCATAAAATAAGGCTGCTTGGAAATATCTCGTATAATGCTCTAATGAAAGGCTTCGTCTAGCTTTTTGAACTAGACGAATAAGCTTTTGTTGGCTCATCAAAGGGTCCTCCCTATTTTGATCGTTTCATATTTACACGTAATTTCTTCACTGCGATAAAAAGAGATAATATCGTGATTACCACATAAAAAATGGTATAACCCGCCCATATTGGGAACTCAATCTTTGTTGTTTCCGTAATAAAGCTATCCGATCCAGGTGAAATAAGTGTAAGCATTAACACTACAGGGTTAATACTTGCAAAAAAGTGACCGATAGGAGATGAAGTCAACGAACCGGTTGCCATACTATTCATTCCTGTAATGACAAGATAAATAAAACCAGTAACAGCCGTTAAAAAAATCATCGTTCCATACGTCGCAATCATCGCTACAATTGTTTTTCGAATAATTGTAGAGAACATGATTCCTATTCCACCTATTGTAATCATTGTAAGAAAATAAAATAAGAAAATAATTCCTAATTGACCTGGAGAAACTCCTCCAAAGAGAAATACTAAGCTATAAATTGGTAACCCTGCTAATACCATTAAGAGAAGAAATGCAATGGACGATGTTAGCTTCCCAAGTATAATTTGTAAGGATGTCTGTGAAGTTGTTAATAATATATTCAGCGTTTGTTTCTCTCGCTCTGTACTAATAGCACCTGCTGTCAGTCCTGGTGTTATAAATAGAATTAGCCCTAACTGGATATAAGTTAGCATTGAAAAAAGGAAGAAGCTTTCCTCCGGACGAAAGTATCCTGTTCCTGTAAAAGAAGTGGTAAGCATTATAAAACCAAATACAAAAATACACATCGCAATTAAGTAAAAAAGTATTCCCATAAAGCTTTTAAGAGAACGAAAGCGTAATTTAATCTCTTTTACTAACACTGGATTATATAAAGCCTGTTTCACTTATTTCACCCCTTTCGTGATTTCCATAAAGACATCCTCAAGATCTGTTTCGGTTTCTGAGAACGAAATAATACGTAAATTATTATCCAACGCTTTTTTCAACAAAGTAATTTGATCGTCCTCTGTACCTCTATAATGGAACGTTAAACTATTTTTCTCCAAATGCTGTTCTACTTTGAAAGCGAAAGGATCCTCTTCAAAAAAGGAAGCTGCATTGTCAAGTAAACCTTTTACTTTTACAGTAATCTGCCTTTCTCCAGCAAGTTGTGCCTGTATTTCAGCTACCGATCCGTGAGCAATCAGTTTTCCACCATCAATGACCCCAATTTCATCACACATTTCCGCTAGCTCTGGCAAAATATGCGAGGATATCAATATTGTCTTTCCCATCCCTTTTAGCTGTCTTAGTATATCTCGCATTTCTACGCGTGCACGTGGGTCTAACCCGGATGCCGGCTCATCCAAGATCAAAACTTTAGGGTCATGAATGAGTGCTCTTGCTAAACATAAACGTTGTTTCATCCCACGTGATAACAAATCCACATATTCATAGCGCTTATGTGATAAGTTAACTAGCTCAAGTAATTGTGGAATTAATGTTTTTCTATCATCGTCTGATAATCCGTAGCTAGCACCATAAAAATCTAAATATTCATTTGCTTTTAACTGATCATAAACTCCAAAAAAGTCAGGCATATATCCGATTTGCTTTCTTACTTCATGTGCTTCCGTCTTAACACTTTTCCCATTAACAAATGCATCCCCAGCAGTCGGTTGTAACAGCGTTGCCAAAATAGAAAAAGTAGTAGATTTACCTGCACCATTCGCACCAACAAACCCAAATACTGTACCTTCATCCAATGTAAGATTTAAGTCATTTAATGCATAAAAGGAGCCATATTTTTTCGTTAATCCTTTAATCTCAATCATTGCTTAACCTCCCCTTTTAAACGAACTTCTGGAAGTCTTGAATAGGTATCCCCTTGAATCGCTTTTTTGGTAAGTTTATAATGCACTTCGCCATTTTTATTAATATAACTTTGTATATTATCAGTTACTGTGTATCTACTTTCATCTATAGCTTCATAAGCTTGAGTGTCATTATTCCATATTTCTATATTTTGCGAATTTCGATCAGTATTAGCTATTTGGAGTTGTGTCCACAATACTTTATCTGTTGGGATAGTATCTGGTGCTTTCCAATAAACATTATATTCTCCATCTTGTAAGTGCCACTCTAAATTACTATTTTCAACCGGTTCCATATACTTACCATATTGCTCTGTGTTGACGTTCACAGTGAAAGTATTAGCTGGTAATACAAATTCTCCTGCGAAGATTGTTTCTGCTTTAAATGGTTGAATGATGAGATGTAGTGCGGACATTTCCACCTTTTTATCTTTTAATTCAATTGGTATTAAATTATCTTCTGAAAAAGCTGTTATTGCTGGACTGGTGCCTAGCTGGCTAAACATTTGGCTGGTAGAAAATAACGATTGCTTTCTTTGCTCTAATAAATTGTCATTATTCATAGAAGGCATACCAAAATTTCTATTAAAATATGGATTAGAAGTCGGAGTTAACATGACAGTACCTAATTCTTTGTTTACGTCCATTCTTTCTCCTGGTTGAAGATCTCCCAATGAAATTAGTTTACTTCCAGACCAAACCGACACTTCTTTAAGTGCAAAAGGAAAATTATTTTGTACAGTCCCTATTAATTTACTTGACTCTACTCGTAAATCTACTCCAAAATTACCTACTTCTTGTAATTGTGTATTTCCGAAAAAAGTAGAAACTGACCAATATCCTACATCGCGAAATGTCAGCTCACTATTTGTCGCATGTTTTTCTAAAATGACTTGTTCATGTACGTTTGGAGACTGCCCAGTAAATGCATTCATACTTCTTTGAGCAATCATAGTTGTTGTAGAAGGGGCAGAGAATGCAAATTCTCCACTCTTATTACTTAATAAAGATTCTGAATAATATCCATTCAAACTATTATCTTCATTAACATATAAAAAAGAAGATTGTTGGACTTGTGGACGAGCTATTCTATCTCTCGCACCATATCCAAATATGGCCGCTGAAGCAATAATCGCTGTAAGAGGAATTATTCCCCATGCATACTCTCTTTTATCTTTTCTTTTCAATAAAATATATAAAAGCGGTCCGACTAAAATCATGTAAACGACAACAATCCCAATCATTAACGGAGTTGAAACTTTAAAGGAGCTAAACAAGGAATTCGTACTACCTAATTCATAAACAAGTTGATCCTTACTGTTATATCCATACATACTAGAATTCTTCTTTACTTTTACAGACTGCATAACAGTAGTCAGTAAGTCGCTATAAGCTGGATCCTTTGCTAACGGTTCATCTCCAAGGGAAAATGTCGTTTGAATGATGGATCCACTACCTAAAGTTTTTTTTGCTGCAATGGTAGTTCCATCCAAATTTAATAATTCAATAGCACCTTCATTTAAAGAAGCCTCATAAACTTTTAAATCATTTGATAGTTTATTGTTTGCTGTTAATGCACTTACTTTGTCTGCAGACAAAGAGACTGTACTTGCTTGGAGATTCAAAGGCAAATTGCTTCCTAGCTTCCCAAGTTCAGTTGCTGTATTGTCTGATGCACCTACAATTACATTTCCACCAACACTTACATAGTCTACAATTGCTTGTTGTTGCTTTTCCTCTAAATCTGCTAGAACAAATTCATCAATGACAATATAGTCTGCCATTTCCCAAGCAGCTGCTTCTATTGGGAATGTAAAGTTACTTAATTGGGCAACATGTATTACTTCCCCACTTAATTGTGCCTGTTGCTTTATTTGACTAAGTACTTTTAGACGATCTGCACTATTTGTTAATGTAAGATAAAAATTACTTGCTGGATCTGTGAAGCTCGCTCTTAAATTTTTGGTTCCTTTAAATTCAATCGACTTACCTTTTTCCCATCCACCTTCAAAGAAATGTATCAATTGTGCATTAGACCCTTGATACATATAGTCCTCTGTTAATCCCGATGCTGCTATTTGAATTGTCTTTGTCTCCCCAGCACCAATCTCAAATGGAACTGCCTGCGCATTTCCTAGGTTATATGATTCAAGAATATCTAGAACTATATCCCCTGAAAATGCATCCCCTTTGTTCTCGACGGTAATGGTAATAGGCAATCCTTCCCCATACTTTGCTTTACCATTAAAGCCTGCTGTTGCTTTAACTTGTAAGTTAGGAGCCGCCAAGGCATCAATTGTCGGAAATAATGTTAAGTATATAAAAAGTGCTGATATAACCAACGCAAACTTTCGGATAAGCATACATTGTCCCCCTTTTTCTTTATATGTATTAGTACGTTAATTACAGACAGAGGTTCCTTCAGAAAAATGAAAAGGAAATTCTTCTCAACTATTGAAACTCTCCGCATGTTTGTATACAATCTCCACAAAAGCTTCTACTTGTGGAAGTTCAAAAGAGGCATCATAGCCGATTAGCCATGTATCTCGAGTCAATTCAAATTGTTCTTCTTGGTTTGTTAAAGGGATTTTATGTACATCTTCTTGTCCATTTAAAGTAATGGATGGAAGAATAGCATAACCTATCCCATTTACAGCCATTTGCTTACAAGTTTCAATTTGATCTACAATAATTTGTCTTTTCGGATTGGTAGAAAAGTGCTTTTGCCACCATAATTGTATTTCTTGATAATAATTTGAATCACTTTTAAATTGAATAAATGGTTTCTCTGTAGTTAAAACATCGTCTACGGATGTCATCTCTTTATCCACTAAATAAAGTGTATCTCGGAACAAATGTGTCTTCTTCCCTTTCCAATCAGATTGACCACGAACTATACCAATATGTGCTTCACCGTCATAGATTGACCTAACAATCTCCGAACTCCATCCTGTGAGTAGGGAAATTTTAGCTTCTGGGTATGTTTGAACAAAATCTTTTAAAACTTTCGGTAGCCAATTCTGTCCTACTATAGAGGCACAGGCTATTTTTAATGTTCCATGCACTTTAGAGGATAAGGACTGAATACTTTCCATTACTTCTTCTCTTTGTTGAATCGTGTTATTGGCAAACTCTATTACTAATTCACCTTCTGGTGTAGGAGTCAGACCTTTTTGAGAGCGTAAAAACAGTTTTGCATTCCAATCTTTTTCTATCGTTTGTAAACGTAAAGAAAGCGCCGGCTGTGACAAAAAAAGGCGCTCTGCAGCTTTACGCATATTTAATTCTTCAGCCAATACCTTAATAATTTGAAAATCAGAAGTCATAATTTATACCCCTTTCTTTTTTGGTATTCCAAATACCAGGATGAAACAAATAATCGCAATAATAAATGATGCTATAAATACAGCATGTAACGCATTATCTAGACCAGCTTGCAAAAAGGACAATTCCTCTACTGAAAAAACTTTTCTTTCTTCTGTATCTAGCAATTGATCTATAATACTCAAATCTTCAGTTGATCCGTTATGTTTTAAGTATTTACCTAATGTTACATTAACAATTGTACCTAAGAGCGCAGCACCTACCGTGTTGCCAAAGTTACGCATAAATAGATTGCTTGCTGTTGCAACACCTCTCAATTCTTGTCCAACAGCACCCTGTATAGTAACGATAAAAGAAGTGCTAGTTAGTCCCATACCTATACCTACTAAGAAACTGCAACAAGCAATTACAAAAGGGTTAAGAGTTGGATTAATAAAAATAAACGAAAAGGTACCAATCATTAAAAATAATGTACCTACAAATGACAGTTTAGAAGCTCCGTGTTTCGTTAATAATCGACCTGCTATGGTTGATGCTATTGGCCACCCAATTGAAACTGCTGTTAGTGTAAATCCAGCAACAATAGCCTTTTGTTCCATTACTCCAGTAACATACATCGGTATATAACTAGATAACCCAATTAATATAACCCCTGTGAAAAAAGAAATTAGATTGGCAAATAATATCGTTTTATTTCTCCATATAGAAAATGGCATAAAAGGATCACTTGCTCTTTTTTCCACTTTTATAAAGAAGTAAAGTCCGACAATAACTACTAGTATCAAGCTTAAACTAGTAAGTGATCTCCATGGGAACGATTGACCACCCTCTACTAGCCAAAATAATAAGGAAGAAAGGAGAGCAGTTAATAAGATAGCACCTTTATAATCCACAGTAGTATCTTTTTTTGGACTTGTTTCATGTAAAAACAAACCAATGCCTATCATTGCAATTAGACCTAAAGGTATATTCACCCAGAACACAAATTGCCAGCCAATTGTTTCAACCAATATACCGCCTATAGCAGGTCCGGACACAGCAGATATACCCCAAACGCTCGACAAGTAGCCTTGAATCTTTGCGCGTTCCTCTCCTTGATATACATCTCCAATAATAATAGTTGCAATTGGTTGAACAGCACCAGCACCTAAACCCTGAATTAGTCGGTATATAATAAGCTGTTCCATAGTTGTTGCGAATCCACATAACAATGATCCACTTAAAAATAAACTTACTCCAATAAAAAAGACTATTTTTCGTCCAAAAATATCAGCAAGCTTGCCATATATCAAAACAGTAATTGTACTCATTAATAAATAGGCCGAAAACACCCAACTATACCTAGAAAATCCACCTAAATCAGAAGTAATGCTCGGCATTGCAGTTGCTACAATAGTCGCTTCCACTGCTCCCATAAACATTGCTAACATTACGGATATCAGAACAAATGGCCGTTTGGTCACTTTAGAATTCATCATAAACCCCTCACTTCAAAAAAAAGAAGACCTTTATAAAAGGCCTTCACTAATCGTAAAACAATTATACTTCAGATTCTTGCGTTTGGTATAAATACTTTTTCATTTGCTTCAATATCACTCTTCTAGTTAAGATGCCCAAAAACGTACGCTCATCATCGACCACACAAACATATGGATTATTTACAAGTAAGTCTAACCCTTTTTGAAATTTTTCTTTTATATGAATGACCGGCAAATCTGTCTTCATTATATCGTCCACTTTTAAGGAAGGTAGTCTTTCGTATTCAATATGTTCTAACCCTAAAATTTCATCTGTAATTTGCTGCGTGCTTATTAATCCTTGTAGTCTGTATTTCACATCCAATACGGGGATTGAAGAGTATCCTGTTTTTGTTAAGACTAACAGCGCATGCTCTGCATTATTTCCTAATTGAACATGTGCTACTTTTTCTGCTGAAATAATATATCCCTCAATTGGAATTTGTAAAAAGTCTTTACTGCTCACCGTAATCATCGCCTTCTACTCCTTTGTTTGTTTTCATCATTTGAAAACATAACCTATAAAACTATGATAGCATATGCAAGGAATAAAAAACTATGAAATCGCTTTCAATCAATTATAATTTTTTCTTTTTCATTGTTACTCAAAAATAATGAGTTAGTCAGCTTGATAGAATATTTATTAGCAAATTAGAGCAGAGAAAACCGATGTGCGCCTGCCTCCGATACACATGAGCTTTCATAGGATGAGTCGCTCTCCTGCCGCCTGAAAAGGCGCACATCCTTAATACAACTTACATAAAAGAATCGTTTTCTTTCATATTTTTATGTATAAAAAAAGTAAAACACGGATGCCCGCTTGCCGCACGCTACGCATGAGCCTCCGCAGGATGAGTCGCTCCTTTGTCGCTCCCACATCCTTTTACGGGGTCTCATTCTTCGCTCTCCTGCGGCTTTAAGGCGCTCATCCTGGAAACACCCACTGTAATACAGTATAGTTTCCATAATTCCTTGTATTTAGTTATAAATGAGACAACAAATAGTTATTACGACGTGCTATATGCATAGAGCGGCATAGTGACGTGCTACCAGCGTGAATGCCTATAGTTTAGCTCGATAATTTGAAATTAAAATGGATGTTGATTTAACCATTGTCCGCCATCTAAAGTTACAATTTCTCCGTTCATATAAGAAGCCTTCTCTGACATAATGAACGCAGCAAGCTCCGCTATTTCTTCAGGCTGGCCTAGTCTTCGTAAAGGAACAGACTGAAGTGTTCTTTTCGCTGCCTCTTCAGATTCCCAAAGCTTACCCGCTCCCCCTGTACGTTCTATTGGACCTGGTGCAATTCCATTCACTCGAATCCCATACTTCGTGCCCCATTCAACAGCCAACGTACGAGTTAGAGACATTACACCGGCTTTTGCAGCAGCTGAATGAGCTACTCCAGCACCGGCACCCCAAGCATATGTCGCAAGCATATTTAATATTGAACCTTTTCTACCTTTTTCAATCCAATAGTTTCCTACTGCACTCGAACAATAGAAAGTTCCATTCAATACAATATCAATTACAGCTTTCCATCCATTTGGAGAAAGCTTCTCTGTTTCTACAATAAAATTTCCTGCAGCATTATTTACTAATCCATCAATTTGTCCATACGTATTATCTGTAAAAGATACCATTGCACCAACATGTTCCGGGTTACGGACATCCATCTGAAATATAGAAATCGTACTTCCGATAGATTCAATTTCTTCTTTTGCTTTTTCCAGTTTTTCTAAATCACGTCCAGTAATAACAACATTTGCTCCTTCTGAAACAAACTTCATTGCCATATACTTTCCCATACCATTTGATCCACCTGTAACAATTATCGTTTTACCATTCAACATAAAAAACACCCCTTTTTGGAATTGAATGAACATTCACTCATATTTTAACATAATAATATAGAAAAAGCGTAAATCTCTAAAAAGAAATTTACGCTTTTTCTATTTTCATATAGGACTCATTAATCGCTTCAATCGGTACTGGTCGACTAAAAAAATATCCTTGTGCTTTTTGACATTTTGCAGCTTTTAATATTTCTACTTGCTTGTCCTTTTCCACACCTTCTGCCACAACTTCCATGCCTAAGCTATGCGCTAACTGGATAATAGTATTAGCAATAGCTGCATTTTTATCATCAGTTTCCATGTCCTTAATAAAAGATTGATCTATCTTAATAATATCTATTGGATATTTTTTAAGGTAACTCAAGGATGAATAACCTGTACCAAAATCATCAATTGAAATGACAATACCAATCTCCTTCAATTCTTTTAACATTATTAACGTATCTTGTAAATGAGTCATGGCACTTTCAGTAATTTCTACTTCTAATGATGAAGGAGTAATTTGATATTTATTTATTTTTTCCCTAATTTTTATCGCAAAATTTTCTTGTTTGAACTGCTTTGGTGAAATGTTTACCGCAATTCGAACTGGACGGTATCCTTTTTCCTGCCAATATTTCAACTGTTTACAGGCTTCTTCTAATACCCAATCGCCAATTTGCATAATCATACCAGATTCCTCAGCAAGTGGAATAAATTGCATAGGTGACACGTATCCAAATTTTCTATTATTCCACCGTAGTAACGCTTCGAAAGAATTTATTTCCCCAGTGACTAAATTCACTTGAGGCTGAAAATGAATCGTAAGTTCATCTTTTTCAATAGCTCTTCTTAAATGTGATTCCATGAGAGCCTCATTTGGAAAAGATAAGTTCATTTGATCTTGGAAAAAGCGATAATGTGCTCTTCCTCTATCTTTTGCAACATATAATGCTTGATCAGCTTTGATAAGTAATTCGTCTAAATTTTTTCCATCAAACGGATACATAGATATACCAATTGATGCAGTAACAAAATACTCTTGATGATCTAAGTATATAGGTTTTGATAACTCAGCTAAAATAGTTTCTGCAAAAACACTTGTTTGGTCCCTAGTTTTCCCTTTTAAGATATAAACAAACTCATCGCCACTTTGTCTATATAAATTATTTTTTTTATCAATAAACAAACCAAGCCGATCAGCAATTTTCTTTAACAATTCATCCCCTGAATTATACCCCAGTGATTCATTTATCAACTTAAATCTATCTAAGTCTATACGAATAATTGAAATTTGACTTTCACTTTTTTCAGCTTGTTCTAAATTCTCTCGTAAATGCTCTTTTAATGCCCGCCGGTTCCATAAGCCTGTTAAATGATCATGGTATGCTAAATAAAATAATTGGTCCTTTTCATCTACTGCAGCTGTCATATCTCGTATAAAAAGATGAAAACCGTGTATTTCTCCTAGTATTTCGTTAGGAATAGCCTTTAAATATACAGTTATGTAATGACCTTTTTCATGCAGTATTAAACAGTTATGCATTTCAGTTGGGTAACCACTTAACGTTTGTTTCATCATTAATTGAAAATTCCTTAAAGAATTTTCTTCGATAAAATGCTCCACTGGTTTATTTTTTACAAATTCTGTTTCATATCCT encodes:
- a CDS encoding DUF58 domain-containing protein → MSTEPLVPKDWAGKLSRLSLATKSKLRGQHKGSHRSQRFGASLDFSDFREYSPGDDVRQIDWNVYARTEKYFIKRFLDEQEMRVHIILDSTKSMGDKMKWMFAKQLAISIGILVLQRDDRLSFTAVTDDKKPPFRRKGATYRKAFTQIISDLKEPMMTKSFTDNVISFLPKDSTVLFIISDCLETIESWEKLLQKLPKFAGDIRILQVVTKDELKPTYTGDVQLEDVETNHQLNISMSTSVLEAYERERKLHQQALELLCRKFGVKLLQVNAEDGISQTMFHQLLRANWVQ
- a CDS encoding AAA family ATPase; its protein translation is MTFTTEDYVNMSKRLEEVKTEIGQFIVGQREAVEFAIYCVLADGHALLEGLPGLGKTMLIRTISEVLDLSFSRIQFTPDLMPSDITGTSMIERLENGKQQFTFQKGPIFSQMVLADEINRATPKTQSALLEAMGEKTVTILGDTKQMDRPFFVLATQNPIEMEGTYPLPEAQMDRFLCKILVSYPTKEELMEITKRTTGGNSIELNKIMNAKDIVYAQQMVKEVLIADDMLEYAVDIIAATHPEAAIVPEIAQYVQYGSGPRGLQSLIKLAKARALVAGRYHVSIADIKSVARPVLRHRLLLNYEGEAEGKTADEMVELILQTIKQGQTI
- a CDS encoding ABC transporter permease; protein product: MKQALYNPVLVKEIKLRFRSLKSFMGILFYLIAMCIFVFGFIMLTTSFTGTGYFRPEESFFLFSMLTYIQLGLILFITPGLTAGAISTEREKQTLNILLTTSQTSLQIILGKLTSSIAFLLLMVLAGLPIYSLVFLFGGVSPGQLGIIFLFYFLTMITIGGIGIMFSTIIRKTIVAMIATYGTMIFLTAVTGFIYLVITGMNSMATGSLTSSPIGHFFASINPVVLMLTLISPGSDSFITETTKIEFPIWAGYTIFYVVITILSLFIAVKKLRVNMKRSK
- a CDS encoding ABC transporter ATP-binding protein → MIEIKGLTKKYGSFYALNDLNLTLDEGTVFGFVGANGAGKSTTFSILATLLQPTAGDAFVNGKSVKTEAHEVRKQIGYMPDFFGVYDQLKANEYLDFYGASYGLSDDDRKTLIPQLLELVNLSHKRYEYVDLLSRGMKQRLCLARALIHDPKVLILDEPASGLDPRARVEMRDILRQLKGMGKTILISSHILPELAEMCDEIGVIDGGKLIAHGSVAEIQAQLAGERQITVKVKGLLDNAASFFEEDPFAFKVEQHLEKNSLTFHYRGTEDDQITLLKKALDNNLRIISFSETETDLEDVFMEITKGVK
- a CDS encoding DUF7408 domain-containing protein, with protein sequence MLIRKFALVISALFIYLTLFPTIDALAAPNLQVKATAGFNGKAKYGEGLPITITVENKGDAFSGDIVLDILESYNLGNAQAVPFEIGAGETKTIQIAASGLTEDYMYQGSNAQLIHFFEGGWEKGKSIEFKGTKNLRASFTDPASNFYLTLTNSADRLKVLSQIKQQAQLSGEVIHVAQLSNFTFPIEAAAWEMADYIVIDEFVLADLEEKQQQAIVDYVSVGGNVIVGASDNTATELGKLGSNLPLNLQASTVSLSADKVSALTANNKLSNDLKVYEASLNEGAIELLNLDGTTIAAKKTLGSGSIIQTTFSLGDEPLAKDPAYSDLLTTVMQSVKVKKNSSMYGYNSKDQLVYELGSTNSLFSSFKVSTPLMIGIVVVYMILVGPLLYILLKRKDKREYAWGIIPLTAIIASAAIFGYGARDRIARPQVQQSSFLYVNEDNSLNGYYSESLLSNKSGEFAFSAPSTTTMIAQRSMNAFTGQSPNVHEQVILEKHATNSELTFRDVGYWSVSTFFGNTQLQEVGNFGVDLRVESSKLIGTVQNNFPFALKEVSVWSGSKLISLGDLQPGERMDVNKELGTVMLTPTSNPYFNRNFGMPSMNNDNLLEQRKQSLFSTSQMFSQLGTSPAITAFSEDNLIPIELKDKKVEMSALHLIIQPFKAETIFAGEFVLPANTFTVNVNTEQYGKYMEPVENSNLEWHLQDGEYNVYWKAPDTIPTDKVLWTQLQIANTDRNSQNIEIWNNDTQAYEAIDESRYTVTDNIQSYINKNGEVHYKLTKKAIQGDTYSRLPEVRLKGEVKQ